The Nitrogeniibacter aestuarii genome has a window encoding:
- the rpsI gene encoding 30S ribosomal protein S9 has translation MAVSYNYGTGRRKSAVARVFIKPGTGNIVVNGKPLDEFFSRETGRMIVRQPLVLTENEGTFDILVNVVGGGESGQAGAVRHGITRALIDYNAELKGDLRRAGFVTRDAREVERKKVGFHKARRRKQFSKR, from the coding sequence ATGGCTGTGTCTTATAACTACGGAACGGGTCGCCGCAAGAGTGCTGTGGCTCGCGTTTTCATCAAGCCGGGTACCGGCAATATCGTCGTCAATGGCAAGCCGCTTGACGAGTTTTTCTCTCGCGAAACCGGCCGCATGATCGTGCGTCAGCCGCTCGTGCTGACCGAGAACGAAGGTACTTTCGACATTCTTGTGAATGTGGTTGGTGGTGGTGAGTCTGGCCAGGCTGGTGCTGTTCGCCACGGCATCACCCGTGCCCTGATCGACTACAATGCCGAGCTCAAGGGTGACCTGCGTCGTGCAGGCTTCGTGACGCGTGATGCACGTGAGGTCGAACGTAAGAAAGTCGGCTTCCACAAGGCGCGTCGCCGCAAGCAGTTCTCCAAGCGTTAA
- the erpA gene encoding iron-sulfur cluster insertion protein ErpA has product MEATTQLDELLVFTDSAANKVKELIEEEGNPELKLRVFVTGGGCSGFQYGFTFDEDVADDDTAMQKNGVTLLVDAMSYQYLLGAEIDYTEGLEGAQFVIRNPNATTTCGCGSSFSV; this is encoded by the coding sequence ATGGAAGCAACGACTCAACTCGACGAGCTGCTCGTTTTTACCGACAGCGCGGCTAACAAGGTCAAGGAATTGATCGAAGAAGAAGGTAATCCTGAACTCAAGCTTCGTGTCTTCGTGACCGGGGGAGGGTGTTCGGGTTTTCAGTACGGTTTTACTTTCGATGAAGACGTGGCTGATGACGACACGGCCATGCAGAAGAACGGCGTGACGCTTCTTGTGGATGCCATGAGTTATCAGTATCTGCTTGGCGCCGAAATCGACTACACGGAAGGACTCGAAGGGGCTCAGTTCGTGATTCGCAATCCGAATGCGACCACCACCTGTGGTTGCGGTTCGTCTTTCTCGGTCTGA
- a CDS encoding lytic transglycosylase domain-containing protein, translating to MIRLAPLFCGLLLIGSSLISPAARAGNQQYEPLSASVQAALQSAVSDQAAPRLVFASDALAEHWLETMGQRLARRIPDATYRRDLLTSIHYEASRAGLDPQLVLALIQVESNFRKYAISSAGARGYMQIMPFWNDLLSAGQSNLFHMRTNLRFGCTILRHYLDIEKGNLFRALGRYNGSLGQARYPDLVFKALAQWRYTAPDLKVAELDPASR from the coding sequence ATGATCCGCCTCGCCCCCCTTTTCTGCGGCCTCCTGCTGATCGGCTCCAGCTTGATCAGTCCGGCCGCGCGGGCGGGCAACCAGCAGTACGAACCCCTCTCGGCCAGCGTTCAGGCCGCGCTTCAGTCCGCAGTGAGCGACCAGGCGGCCCCACGACTGGTCTTTGCTTCCGATGCGCTCGCAGAGCACTGGCTGGAGACGATGGGTCAGCGACTGGCCAGACGGATTCCGGATGCCACCTATCGGCGCGATCTGCTCACCTCCATCCATTACGAGGCCTCGCGAGCGGGCCTCGACCCGCAACTCGTACTCGCGCTCATTCAGGTCGAGAGCAACTTCCGCAAGTACGCCATCTCAAGCGCAGGCGCGCGCGGCTACATGCAGATCATGCCGTTCTGGAACGATCTGCTCAGTGCTGGTCAGTCCAACCTCTTTCACATGCGAACCAATCTGCGCTTCGGTTGCACGATCCTCCGGCACTATCTGGATATCGAGAAAGGCAACCTCTTCCGCGCGCTGGGGCGCTACAACGGCAGCTTGGGGCAGGCGCGCTATCCGGATCTGGTTTTCAAGGCGCTGGCTCAGTGGCGCTACACTGCGCCCGACCTGAAGGTCGCGGAACTTGACCCCGCTTCACGCTGA
- a CDS encoding PA0069 family radical SAM protein produces the protein MDTVPLHPVPPGRGSASNQASRYVEWDRTPADDGWTDEPPERRRTLVSPDAARAVITRNQSPDVPFECSINPYRGCEHGCAYCFARPTHAWLGLSPGLDFETRLSAKYGAADRLITELRHPGYRCSVIALGVNTDAYQPVERSLRITRGVLEVLESSHHPVIIITKGALIERDIDLLAAMAHENLVQVMVSLTTLNAPLARALEPRAASPVRRLEIIKTLSGAGVPVGALIAPVIPGLTDHELESLVASAADAGARNAGYSTLRLPLEVAPLFQAWLEAHQPDRAQRVMSLVRQLRGGRENDARFGHRMRGQGPIADLYRQRFALALKRHNMAPRSLDLDTGRFRPPQQPGDQLTLL, from the coding sequence ATGGACACAGTGCCCCTGCACCCAGTGCCACCGGGTCGTGGAAGCGCGTCCAACCAGGCATCCCGTTACGTCGAGTGGGATCGAACCCCCGCCGACGACGGCTGGACGGACGAACCTCCCGAGCGCCGGAGAACGCTCGTGTCGCCCGATGCAGCGCGCGCAGTCATCACGCGAAATCAATCGCCCGACGTTCCGTTCGAGTGCTCAATCAATCCCTATCGAGGGTGCGAGCACGGGTGTGCCTACTGCTTTGCGCGCCCGACGCACGCATGGCTCGGGCTGTCGCCTGGACTGGATTTCGAGACCCGGTTAAGTGCGAAGTACGGCGCAGCCGACAGGCTCATAACCGAACTGCGTCACCCGGGCTACCGGTGTTCCGTTATTGCCCTGGGCGTCAATACCGACGCATATCAGCCGGTGGAGCGCAGCTTGCGAATCACTCGCGGGGTGCTTGAAGTGCTTGAGAGCAGCCACCATCCGGTGATCATCATCACCAAAGGGGCTTTGATCGAACGCGACATCGACCTGCTGGCGGCAATGGCACACGAGAATCTCGTCCAGGTGATGGTCTCTCTCACCACGCTGAACGCCCCGCTGGCCAGAGCACTCGAACCCCGGGCGGCATCACCCGTGCGCCGTCTGGAGATCATCAAGACGCTGTCAGGCGCGGGCGTACCGGTCGGGGCGCTGATTGCGCCCGTCATTCCCGGTTTGACCGATCACGAACTCGAATCACTCGTCGCGTCAGCTGCGGATGCCGGTGCTCGCAACGCGGGGTATTCGACCCTCCGGCTCCCGCTGGAGGTCGCGCCCCTGTTCCAGGCGTGGCTGGAAGCCCATCAGCCGGATCGCGCACAACGCGTGATGAGTCTGGTTCGCCAGCTGCGCGGCGGTCGAGAAAACGATGCTCGCTTCGGTCACCGCATGCGTGGCCAAGGCCCCATTGCCGATCTCTACCGCCAGCGATTTGCGCTTGCACTCAAGCGCCACAACATGGCCCCTCGTTCGCTCGACCTGGACACGGGGCGGTTTCGCCCCCCGCAACAGCCGGGCGATCAATTGACGCTGTTATGA
- a CDS encoding OsmC family protein: MDCTVKWVDNMGFIAETGSGHTVTMDGAPEAGGRNLAPRPMEMMLAGAGGCTAYDVVLILKRGRHAVTDCEVKLSAERADTDPKVFTRLHYHYTVKGAGLKESVVERAVKLSAEKYCSASIMLGKTAEVTHSFEVVDTSGQV; this comes from the coding sequence ATGGACTGCACCGTAAAGTGGGTCGACAATATGGGCTTCATTGCCGAGACCGGCAGCGGTCATACCGTGACCATGGACGGCGCACCCGAAGCAGGTGGACGCAATCTTGCGCCACGGCCGATGGAGATGATGCTTGCAGGCGCTGGCGGTTGCACTGCCTATGATGTTGTCTTGATCCTCAAGCGCGGTCGCCATGCGGTGACGGATTGCGAGGTCAAACTCTCCGCCGAACGTGCCGACACAGACCCGAAGGTCTTTACCAGACTGCACTACCACTACACCGTCAAAGGCGCCGGGCTGAAGGAGAGTGTGGTCGAACGTGCAGTCAAACTGTCAGCCGAAAAGTACTGCTCGGCATCCATCATGCTCGGTAAGACGGCGGAGGTAACTCACTCGTTCGAAGTTGTCGACACTTCAGGTCAGGTATGA
- the coq7 gene encoding 2-polyprenyl-3-methyl-6-methoxy-1,4-benzoquinone monooxygenase: MIDSMILEFDRALRTVFGQARSVRPTPGADIPESDLDETERRHAAALMRINHVGEVCAQALYQGQAIVSRDQSVKKALTHAADEEVEHLAWTESRIRELGGRKSLLNPLWYGGALAIGVLAGKLGDRWNLGFLAETEQQVEAHLKSHLNSLPGQDMRSRAIVDQMATDEIEHAKLAMRLGGEPLPQAARAAMKGASRVMTSVAYWV, translated from the coding sequence ATGATCGACTCGATGATTCTGGAATTCGATCGGGCGCTCCGCACTGTCTTTGGGCAGGCGCGCTCGGTCAGACCGACGCCTGGCGCGGACATCCCTGAATCCGACCTTGACGAGACTGAACGTCGCCACGCGGCGGCGTTGATGAGGATCAATCACGTGGGGGAGGTGTGTGCCCAGGCCTTGTACCAGGGGCAGGCGATCGTCTCGCGTGATCAGTCAGTCAAGAAGGCGCTCACGCATGCCGCCGACGAGGAGGTTGAGCACCTTGCCTGGACAGAGTCACGCATCCGGGAGTTGGGAGGCCGCAAGAGTCTGCTCAACCCGCTCTGGTATGGCGGGGCGCTGGCCATTGGTGTTTTAGCCGGCAAACTGGGCGACCGATGGAACCTGGGGTTTCTGGCGGAGACCGAGCAACAGGTTGAAGCGCACCTTAAATCGCACTTGAACTCTCTGCCCGGGCAAGACATGCGCTCGCGGGCGATCGTCGACCAAATGGCAACCGATGAGATTGAGCACGCCAAGTTGGCGATGCGCCTTGGCGGCGAGCCCTTGCCTCAAGCGGCCAGGGCGGCGATGAAGGGGGCGTCACGGGTCATGACATCGGTTGCATATTGGGTCTGA
- a CDS encoding proline--tRNA ligase, with protein MRASQYFISTLKEAPSDAEVTSQKLMLRAGLIKKAAAGIYTWMPMGLKALRKVENIVREEMNRAGAIELLMPAVQPAELWEESGRWTLYGPELLRFKDRHDRDFVIGPTHEEVITDVVRREVKSYKQLPRHFYQIQTKFRDEIRPRFGVMRGREFIMKDGYSFHSSFDDLVREYGNMYDTYTRIFTRLGLQFRAVAADTGSIGGTGSHEFHVIAETGEDDIAYCPDSDYAANVELAEAVSPTAERPAPGAELIKVQTPAVKTIADLAGFLSIPETATVKAIVVESDDGEPVMLLLRGDHKLNEIKTQKIAGIKDPLTFATPESIKSAFGAEPGSLGPVGFNGRIIMDRTVTAMSDFVIGANEDDYHFTGANIGRDFPEAEVADLRNVTPGDPSPDGKGELAICRGIEVGHIFQLRTKYAEALGAKFLDENGREQVMEMGCYGIGVSRILGAAIEQNNDERGILWPTAIAPFEVVVCPVGWGKSEEVREQATRLYESLRDAGVDVILDDRNERPGVMFADWELIGVPHRVVIGDRGLKEGNAEYQGRGDAEASKVPVATLESFIMEQLAR; from the coding sequence ATGCGCGCATCGCAATACTTCATCTCCACCCTCAAGGAAGCCCCTTCTGACGCCGAAGTAACCAGTCAGAAGCTCATGCTGCGGGCCGGCCTCATCAAAAAGGCGGCTGCCGGGATCTACACCTGGATGCCCATGGGCCTCAAGGCCCTTCGGAAAGTGGAAAACATCGTGCGCGAAGAAATGAACCGCGCCGGCGCCATCGAACTGCTGATGCCCGCGGTACAACCTGCCGAGCTGTGGGAGGAATCCGGCCGCTGGACCTTGTACGGTCCGGAGTTGCTGCGCTTCAAGGATCGGCATGATCGCGACTTCGTCATCGGCCCGACCCATGAAGAGGTGATCACCGACGTGGTGCGTCGCGAGGTCAAGAGCTACAAGCAGCTGCCCCGCCACTTCTATCAGATCCAGACGAAGTTCCGCGACGAGATCCGCCCCCGATTCGGCGTGATGCGCGGTCGCGAGTTCATCATGAAGGACGGTTACTCGTTCCACTCAAGCTTTGATGATCTGGTACGCGAGTACGGCAACATGTACGACACCTATACGCGCATCTTCACTCGCCTTGGCCTGCAGTTTCGCGCCGTGGCCGCCGACACCGGCTCGATCGGCGGCACAGGCTCTCACGAATTCCATGTCATTGCGGAAACCGGCGAGGACGATATCGCCTATTGCCCCGATTCGGACTATGCCGCCAATGTGGAGTTGGCCGAAGCCGTTTCGCCCACTGCCGAGCGCCCTGCCCCCGGCGCCGAACTGATCAAGGTCCAAACCCCGGCTGTCAAGACGATCGCCGATCTGGCCGGTTTTCTCTCGATTCCCGAGACGGCGACCGTCAAGGCCATCGTGGTCGAGTCCGACGATGGCGAGCCCGTCATGCTCCTGCTGCGTGGCGATCACAAACTGAACGAGATCAAGACGCAGAAAATCGCTGGCATCAAGGATCCGCTGACCTTTGCCACGCCGGAGTCGATCAAATCCGCTTTTGGCGCCGAACCGGGCTCACTCGGACCGGTCGGCTTCAATGGCCGCATCATCATGGATCGCACTGTGACCGCCATGAGCGACTTTGTCATTGGCGCCAACGAGGACGATTATCACTTTACCGGCGCGAATATCGGTCGCGACTTTCCGGAAGCCGAGGTGGCCGATCTGCGCAATGTCACCCCAGGGGACCCCTCGCCGGATGGCAAGGGAGAGCTCGCGATCTGCCGCGGCATCGAGGTTGGCCATATCTTCCAGTTACGCACCAAGTATGCTGAAGCATTGGGCGCCAAGTTCCTGGACGAAAACGGTCGCGAACAGGTCATGGAGATGGGCTGTTACGGCATCGGCGTATCACGCATCCTGGGCGCAGCCATCGAACAGAACAACGATGAGCGCGGCATCTTGTGGCCCACCGCCATCGCACCGTTCGAGGTTGTGGTGTGCCCGGTGGGCTGGGGCAAGTCGGAAGAAGTTCGCGAACAGGCAACGCGCCTGTACGAGTCGCTGCGCGACGCCGGTGTCGACGTCATTCTCGATGATCGCAACGAGCGACCGGGCGTCATGTTCGCGGACTGGGAGCTGATCGGAGTGCCTCACCGCGTCGTGATCGGCGATCGTGGCCTCAAGGAAGGCAACGCCGAGTACCAGGGCCGGGGCGATGCTGAAGCGAGCAAGGTACCGGTCGCCACACTTGAAAGCTTCATCATGGAGCAGCTTGCCCGATGA
- a CDS encoding CNP1-like family protein: protein MKRHFSGVRASVFAAALLAASAQAAFFDNTAVEPNEYFEEGPEWKELDLALPALPQEGDLLKIEFNNASTNVEFIDGKTLEVGKDGIARVSLVSRHRSGTETVTREGIRCSTAQYRLYAIKNGDEWIAPKTSVWRDIPLGQYKTLRSELYSRVLCKDGFPKKVDQVIKDIRYPPTERNW, encoded by the coding sequence ATGAAGCGACATTTCTCAGGCGTCAGGGCGTCGGTCTTTGCCGCCGCATTGCTGGCAGCGTCCGCCCAGGCAGCTTTTTTCGACAATACAGCGGTTGAACCGAACGAATACTTTGAGGAAGGGCCCGAGTGGAAGGAGTTGGACCTTGCCCTGCCGGCATTGCCTCAAGAAGGCGATCTGCTGAAGATCGAGTTCAATAACGCGTCGACGAATGTAGAGTTCATTGACGGGAAAACACTCGAAGTCGGCAAGGACGGAATCGCAAGGGTCAGTCTCGTCAGCCGGCATCGTAGCGGCACCGAGACTGTGACTCGTGAAGGGATTCGGTGTTCGACCGCACAGTACCGACTCTACGCCATCAAGAATGGTGACGAATGGATTGCACCCAAAACCAGTGTCTGGCGGGACATTCCCTTGGGGCAGTACAAGACGCTCAGATCAGAACTCTATTCTCGTGTGTTGTGCAAGGACGGCTTCCCCAAGAAGGTTGATCAGGTGATCAAGGATATTCGCTATCCGCCCACCGAGCGTAACTGGTAA
- the rplM gene encoding 50S ribosomal protein L13, whose amino-acid sequence MKTFSAKPHEVQRDWYVVDATDKVLGRVAAEVARRLRGKHKAIYTPHVDTGDYIVVVNVDKLRVTGAKALDKKYYRHTGFPGGIRETNFEKLQQRKPNRVLELAVKGMLPKGPLGYAMLKKLKCYAGAEHPHTAQQPQVLEI is encoded by the coding sequence ATGAAAACCTTCTCAGCCAAGCCGCATGAAGTTCAGCGGGACTGGTACGTCGTTGATGCGACGGATAAGGTGCTTGGCCGGGTTGCCGCTGAGGTGGCGCGTCGTCTTCGCGGCAAGCACAAGGCGATTTACACCCCGCACGTCGACACGGGTGACTACATTGTTGTGGTTAACGTTGACAAGCTGCGTGTGACCGGTGCCAAGGCACTCGACAAGAAATACTATCGCCACACGGGTTTCCCGGGTGGTATTCGCGAAACCAACTTCGAAAAGCTGCAGCAGCGCAAGCCCAATCGCGTGCTTGAGCTGGCCGTCAAGGGTATGCTGCCCAAGGGTCCGCTGGGCTATGCAATGCTCAAGAAGCTGAAGTGCTACGCTGGTGCCGAGCACCCGCACACCGCTCAGCAGCCGCAAGTTCTCGAGATCTGA
- a CDS encoding M23 family metallopeptidase translates to MAGPKPEILADQATDRLHSTRKHAWLTAGVVAALSLTVVAATAVVPNTKNSAVEKQSITELLQTPVVAALTLDDNPFVQEDRVRRGDTLDAIFSRLGIHDTEASAYMRKTEEGRNALSRLRAGKQVFATITPSGALLSLTLPQTGGDTFSIERSDSGFVVADHDDMALEAVVDMRSGVIRHSLFGATEQAGLPDSVATRLAEMFGTEIDFHKDLRKGDRFSVVYETLVDETGRPAGVGRILAAEFVNKGRRHTVVLYRDGNKREDYFSEDGRSLKQAFLRYPLEFTRVTSGFSRRFHPILKKWRAHKGVDFGAPSGAAIKATSNGTVEFMGQKRGYGNVVILRHRDNVTTLYAHMRGFAKGVNRGDAILQGDVIGYVGQTGWATGPHLHYEFRVANTPKDPMAITLPTVQPLNKQELVRFMKQTAPFRDRLALLNHRLASADE, encoded by the coding sequence ATGGCCGGTCCGAAACCAGAAATTCTAGCCGATCAAGCAACAGATCGCCTGCATTCAACCCGGAAACATGCCTGGCTCACCGCAGGGGTTGTCGCCGCACTTTCCCTGACTGTCGTCGCTGCGACCGCAGTCGTACCGAACACAAAAAACTCGGCGGTTGAGAAACAATCCATCACCGAACTCCTTCAGACGCCGGTCGTCGCCGCTCTTACGCTCGACGACAACCCCTTCGTTCAGGAAGATCGGGTGAGACGAGGCGACACACTCGACGCCATTTTCAGCCGACTCGGCATCCACGACACAGAAGCATCTGCCTATATGCGCAAGACGGAAGAAGGCCGCAACGCCCTCTCCCGTCTAAGGGCAGGCAAGCAAGTGTTCGCCACCATCACCCCCTCAGGCGCCCTCTTGAGCCTCACCTTGCCGCAGACAGGCGGAGATACATTCAGCATCGAGCGCAGCGACAGTGGATTCGTAGTGGCCGACCACGACGACATGGCACTCGAAGCCGTCGTCGATATGCGCTCGGGCGTGATTCGCCACTCCCTGTTCGGCGCCACAGAACAGGCCGGGCTGCCGGATTCGGTAGCAACCCGACTCGCCGAAATGTTCGGTACCGAGATCGACTTCCACAAAGATTTGCGAAAAGGCGATCGCTTCAGCGTCGTATACGAAACCCTGGTAGACGAAACCGGTCGCCCCGCAGGCGTCGGTCGCATTCTTGCAGCTGAATTCGTCAACAAGGGTCGCCGCCACACCGTCGTACTTTATCGGGACGGTAACAAGCGGGAAGACTACTTCTCCGAAGACGGCCGCAGCCTGAAACAGGCCTTTCTCCGATACCCACTGGAGTTCACCCGAGTCACTTCCGGATTCTCTCGCCGCTTCCACCCCATCCTCAAGAAGTGGCGTGCACATAAGGGCGTCGACTTTGGCGCTCCGTCGGGTGCTGCCATCAAGGCCACATCCAATGGAACTGTCGAATTCATGGGTCAGAAGCGGGGCTACGGGAACGTCGTGATTTTGCGACATCGCGACAACGTCACGACGCTGTATGCGCACATGCGAGGCTTCGCGAAGGGTGTCAACCGAGGCGACGCCATCCTGCAAGGCGACGTCATTGGCTACGTCGGACAAACAGGCTGGGCAACAGGCCCTCACCTGCACTACGAATTCAGGGTCGCCAATACCCCGAAAGATCCGATGGCCATCACGCTACCAACAGTGCAGCCGCTGAACAAACAGGAACTGGTCCGCTTCATGAAGCAAACAGCACCGTTCCGGGACCGACTTGCTCTGCTCAACCACCGGCTTGCCTCAGCCGACGAGTAA
- a CDS encoding type IV pili methyl-accepting chemotaxis transducer N-terminal domain-containing protein, with product MISPVALAQSAATISVAEAINKAGRQRMLSQRCAKAWLMQALGVMPGQGEQWLSASMALFDTQLKELQTLQPSAELEGLLVQLSADWRGYRDALAQSPSRANADAVFERNEIVLKSAHATTQAYEKLSGTRFGRLINVSGRQRMLSQRMAKFVYFSELGVNAPSVAEGFQGARSDFVDALALLKSAQENTPRINDELGLVEQQWFFFESALQNRSSKGAMKDIATTSERMLQQLNLVVGLYEQLLSHTS from the coding sequence ATGATTTCACCCGTCGCGCTGGCCCAGTCCGCCGCGACAATTTCGGTGGCTGAGGCCATCAACAAGGCAGGCCGCCAGCGCATGCTCTCCCAACGCTGTGCCAAGGCGTGGCTGATGCAGGCGCTCGGGGTCATGCCGGGGCAGGGGGAGCAGTGGCTGTCGGCCTCCATGGCCTTGTTCGATACGCAGCTGAAAGAATTGCAGACACTGCAACCGTCAGCAGAGCTTGAAGGCTTGCTGGTTCAGCTCAGCGCCGACTGGCGGGGTTATCGCGATGCGCTTGCTCAGAGCCCCAGCCGAGCCAATGCCGACGCGGTATTCGAGCGCAACGAAATCGTTCTCAAGTCGGCACACGCCACCACACAAGCCTACGAGAAGCTGTCGGGGACGCGATTCGGGCGATTGATCAACGTATCCGGTCGTCAGCGCATGTTGTCTCAGCGCATGGCGAAATTCGTGTATTTCTCCGAGCTCGGCGTCAACGCACCGTCGGTAGCCGAGGGGTTTCAAGGCGCACGGAGTGACTTCGTTGATGCGCTCGCGCTACTCAAATCCGCTCAGGAAAACACGCCTCGTATCAACGACGAACTCGGTCTGGTGGAGCAGCAATGGTTTTTCTTCGAATCCGCGCTCCAGAACCGATCGAGCAAAGGGGCCATGAAGGACATCGCGACCACCAGCGAGCGCATGCTGCAGCAGCTGAATCTGGTCGTCGGCCTCTACGAGCAGTTGCTCAGCCACACCTCATAA
- a CDS encoding RNA pyrophosphohydrolase: MLDREGYRPNVGIILVNQRNEVFWGKRIREHSWQFPQGGIKHGESPEQAMYRELHEEVGLRPEHVKILGRTRSWLRYDVPKHWIKRQWRDTYRGQKQIWFLLKLVGRDCDVCLRATSHPEFDAWRWSEYWVPLDTVIDFKRGVYQQALKELSGFLPRSRRPRKTPPASEAA, from the coding sequence ATGCTCGATCGTGAAGGCTACCGCCCGAACGTCGGCATCATACTGGTCAACCAGCGCAACGAGGTTTTTTGGGGCAAGCGAATCAGGGAACATTCCTGGCAGTTTCCGCAAGGCGGCATCAAGCATGGAGAAAGCCCGGAGCAGGCCATGTATCGCGAGCTTCACGAAGAAGTCGGGCTGCGTCCCGAACATGTGAAGATCCTCGGCCGTACGCGCAGTTGGCTCAGATACGACGTCCCGAAGCACTGGATCAAGCGCCAGTGGAGAGATACCTATCGTGGCCAGAAACAGATCTGGTTTCTGTTGAAGCTGGTGGGGCGTGATTGCGACGTTTGCCTCCGTGCCACAAGTCATCCCGAGTTCGATGCCTGGCGCTGGAGCGAGTATTGGGTGCCACTCGATACCGTCATCGACTTTAAACGCGGGGTCTATCAACAGGCGCTCAAGGAGCTCTCCGGTTTCTTGCCCCGTTCGCGACGACCGCGCAAAACACCGCCAGCCAGCGAGGCGGCTTGA
- the tyrS gene encoding tyrosine--tRNA ligase, with protein sequence MSDVNDALSLIKRGADELLVESELAEKLKSGRPLRIKAGFDPTAPDLHLGHTVLLNKLRHFQELGHHVMFLIGDFTGMIGDPTGKNATRPPLSREQILENAKTYETQVFKVLDPDRTEVCLNSAWMSELGAAGMLKLASHYTVARMLERDDFSKRYAAQQSIAVHEFLYPLCQGYDSVAMRADVELGGTDQKFNLLMGRELQKDFGQSPQCVLMMPLLEGLDGVNKMSKSLGNYVGIAEPAGEIFGKLMSVSDELMWRYFELLSFRPVSEIERFRRDVEGGRNPRDVKVLLAKEIVARFHDEAAADAALAEFEARFQRGVLPDEMPEVEVVSENGGVPLVQVLKIAGLTASTSEAMRMIAQGAVRINGEKVADKSLELEAGDVVVLQVGKRKFARVSIV encoded by the coding sequence ATGTCAGATGTGAATGACGCGTTGTCTCTGATCAAACGCGGTGCCGATGAGTTGCTCGTCGAGTCCGAGTTGGCCGAAAAGCTCAAGTCAGGTCGGCCGCTGCGAATCAAGGCCGGATTTGATCCAACGGCACCTGACCTGCATCTGGGGCATACCGTGTTGCTCAACAAGCTCAGGCACTTTCAGGAGCTCGGCCACCATGTGATGTTTCTGATCGGTGACTTCACAGGCATGATCGGCGATCCGACTGGAAAGAATGCCACGCGACCACCTCTGTCTCGCGAGCAGATTCTGGAGAATGCGAAAACCTACGAGACTCAGGTCTTCAAGGTGCTTGATCCGGATCGCACCGAGGTTTGTCTCAATTCTGCGTGGATGAGCGAGCTGGGTGCTGCTGGCATGCTCAAGCTCGCGTCACATTACACGGTGGCGCGGATGCTTGAGCGAGATGACTTCTCAAAGCGCTACGCCGCACAGCAGTCGATTGCCGTGCACGAGTTTCTTTACCCTTTGTGCCAGGGTTATGACTCAGTGGCCATGAGGGCGGACGTGGAGCTGGGTGGAACAGACCAGAAATTCAATCTGCTCATGGGTAGGGAGTTGCAGAAAGATTTCGGGCAGTCGCCGCAGTGCGTCCTGATGATGCCCTTGCTTGAGGGGCTCGATGGCGTCAATAAGATGTCGAAGTCGCTGGGGAACTACGTCGGAATTGCAGAACCGGCCGGAGAAATCTTCGGAAAGCTGATGTCCGTCTCCGACGAACTCATGTGGCGCTACTTCGAGTTACTGTCTTTCCGTCCGGTTTCTGAGATTGAGCGGTTCAGGCGTGATGTCGAAGGCGGGCGTAACCCGCGGGATGTGAAGGTTCTGCTTGCCAAGGAGATTGTGGCGCGCTTTCACGATGAGGCTGCAGCTGACGCGGCGCTTGCTGAGTTTGAAGCGCGATTCCAGCGGGGGGTGTTGCCGGACGAGATGCCTGAGGTTGAAGTCGTGTCTGAGAATGGCGGAGTTCCGCTCGTTCAGGTGCTCAAGATCGCGGGTTTGACTGCAAGCACGTCAGAGGCCATGCGAATGATTGCTCAGGGGGCGGTTCGCATCAACGGAGAAAAGGTGGCCGATAAATCGCTTGAGCTCGAGGCGGGGGATGTTGTTGTTCTCCAAGTGGGCAAGCGCAAATTTGCGCGTGTATCCATCGTTTGA